GTTTTTTGATGGTGAGCGCGATCATGGCTACGGTGGCTTTAACTATCATCCCAGATTTTGGCAACCTGTCATTCCTGACTTGATAACACATTTTAACCTCAGTAATGACAGCAGCGTACTAGATGTAGGGTGCGCTAAAGGGTTTATGCTATTTGATTTGATGATGGCTTTACCTGATATCCAGCTTAAGGGTATTGATATCTCTGACTATGCTATTGAACATGCCAAAGATGAGGTTAAACCCCATCTTTTGAACGCATGTGCATCTGACTTGCCTTTTGAAGACAATAGTTTCGACACTGTGATCTCAATCAACACTATACACAATCTAGAAGAAGACGCTTGTGCGCTGGCACTCCAGGAAATCGAACGAGTTAGCCGTGGTCAGAGCTTTATCACTGTTGATGCTTATCGTAGTGAGCAAGAGAAAGCCAGAATGGAAGCCTGGAACCTAACGGCAAAAACCATCAAGCATGTTGATGAATGGAAAAAATTCTTTGAGAAGGTAGGTTACAGTGGAGATTACTACTGGTTTATCCCTTAGTACGTAAATGAGGCGCCGGAGATGTTCGATACTAACGTTGAAGAAGTACACATTCAATTTCAAATTAGCCCAGACTATTCGCTCGGCGATGCAGTCTCATACCTGTTTACTTCTCTCTTAGTGCGAGCAGCACCTATAACTTTAACTCCTCTGCTAAAAAAAGCAGACTTTGCAATTGCAAGGTCTACAAGACAAAGCTCAGCCTCTACAGTGAAAAATTCTAGTGCAATCGATTTGTACGGCAGGCTGAGCAGCGGTGTGTGTTTCATGACTGGCAAACTCAATGGCCGACTAAGTAGCTGTAACTCAGTGATAAACGAAGCTGGTCCTCTTTCACTCAAGTTTTATCAAAAAATAAGAACATTAATGCCTCAGTATTTTCTCGATGTGCAACAAGTGGCATCACTTAGAAATGTTGCTCACATCAGCGACAGCCCCATTGCGTTTTGTATAGCTACTGTGGATAAGGGTAAATAAAACCATGCCTGATTTAAAAGAAGTCTATTTTCAGACGCTCAGAATTCGAAAGATAGAAGAGGCTATTGCCGAGCGTTATAGTGAGCAGAAAATGCGATGCCCAACGCACCTATCCATAGGTCAAGAATTGGTGCCAGTTGCTATTTCACAGTACCTTACGACGCGGGACAAAGCGTATAGCTCGCACCGGGCACACGCCCACTACCTTGCTAAAGGCGGAGATTTATCCAAATTGATTGCTGAGTTGCATGGTAAATCCGGTGGGTGTACAGCTGGTCGAGGTGGCTCTATGCACTTGAGTGACCTCGACTGCGGTTTTATAGCCAGTACAGCCATAGTCGGAAACAGCATTCCTCTTGCAACAGGGAATGCATTACATCAGCAATTAAGCCAAAGCGATGGGATTACAATCAGTTATTTCGGTGATGGAGCGACCGAAGAAGGTGCTTTCTATGAATCGTTGAACTTCGCGACTGTACGCTCATTACCCATATTATATGCCTGTGAAAACAATCAGTACTCAGTTTACAGTCCTTTAAGCGTCAGACAACCCGCTTCACGCAGTATTGCCAAGTTAGCAGCAGAAATTGGCGTCAAAAGTTTCAGTGTGGATGGCAACGATCCTCAACGGGTACTTGAAGCTTCCCAGGCAGCGATTGAGTTCATCAGGAAAGAACGTAAACCTGCGCTTGTCGAGTACTTTACCTATCGACATCGGGAACACTGTGGGCCAAACTTTGACGATGAACTTAACTATCGTGAGGCGCACGAAGTGGAAGAGTGGCTTGCCAATGATCCACTGAAAAATTTACAGAAATTGCTATCCTCAGACTCCGACTTCTCTCATTTCCAGGCACGCGTTACTGAACAAATTACCCAAGAAATAGAAGCCGCTTTCAATTTTGCTTCAAGCTCCCCTTTTGGGGATCCCATAGATAACGAGAGGTATATCTATGCCAAATAACTCCACTAGTTTCGCAACACAACTGCAGAAAGCTCAGCATCAAGCAATGCAAAATGATCCTGGTATGATATGTATGGGATTGGGCATAGACGATCCAAAAGCAATATTCGGCACAACATCGGGCTTACAGACGGCTTTTGGTCAAAGCCGGGTATTCGATATGCCGACCGCCGAAAACGCAATGACAGGTATAGGAGTCGGTGCCGCTATTGCTGGCACTCGTGTTTTAATGACTCACCAGCGGGTCGATTTTTTCCTGCTTGCAATGGATCAACTGGTCAATAACGCAGCTAAATGGCACTACATGTTCAATGGTCAAATGTCGGTACCTTTGACCATTCGCCTCATTGTTGGGCGAGGATGGGGACAAGGACCCACTCATCAGCAAAGTTTACAGTCCTGGTTTTCACACATTCCCGGATTGAAAGTGGTGGTTCCCGGCTTAACAGACAATGCCGGACAGTTACTGTATGACGCCATTATGGACAATAACCCAACTATCTTTCTGGAGCACAGGTGGCTTCATAACCAAATTGCAAGCGAAGATGAATGTCAGCCACTGACTGAGCAGCCCCGCCATACGCGTATTTTGCGTGAGGGTGAAGATTATACAATTATCAGCAACAGCTACATGTTGTCTGAGGCACTGCAAGCGCAAAAATATATGCAACAATTTGGTATCCAGTGTGAAGTCATAGAAATCGCCTCACCGACCAATATTGACTGGCACGTACTGTATCAATCTGTAAAAAAATCCAGACGCTGTATTGTAACGGATATGGGCCATACGTTTTGCTCTTTAGCCAGTGAAATAGCCAATCGAATTTATAGCGAGTGCTTTCAGAGCTTGCTATGTCCGGTCACCACCCTTGGCCTGCCACATTATCCAGAGCCAACTAGCTACGGCCTGACACCCGACTACTACCCCAACATTAATTCATTTATTCAAACAATATCAGGAAATTGTGGTGTGGATATTGCTAGAATTACAACTACACAACATCATGATATTCCTGGCGAATGGTTTAAAGGGCCTTTTTAATTATGGATTTAAAGATCGCAAACAAGCTTGCTCTGGTCACCGGCAGTAGCCGTGGCTTGGGTGAATCAATAGCCGAGTCACTTGCAAAAGAAGGTGTGAACGTTATTTGGGCCGCGCGTGACATCGAACAACTACAACAAAACGCAGAGCGCTGTGGTGCTTTGTATAACAACAAAAATTTTGTTGTGGAAGCCAATTTACAAGATGGGTCAGGCGCCAGAGCGTTAGCTGAAAAGCTAAAAGAACAAGGCTTGATACCTGATATCATCGTTAACAATGTGGGTGGCAACTTAGGCGTCACCGATCCGCTCTCAGGTCTCCAAGACTGGAAAAACGTGTTTGATTTTAATCTTTTTAACGCGATTGAACTTAACAATCACTTCATCGATACCATGATCGAGAAAAAATGGGGCAGGATCTGCCATGTCTCTTCTATTGCTTCTTTGGAAAATCAAGGAGCACCGCAATATTGTGCTTCCAAAGCCGCGCTAAACGCTTACGTCCGTAGTGTTGGCAGATACGTTTCGGAACATAACGTCATAATGACTGGTATTTTACCAGGCGCGGTCTTCACTGAAGGCGGATACTGGGATGAAACGAGCAAAACCAGACCTGAACATGTTGAAAAATACTTAAACGAGCGTATGGCCATTAAACGCTTTGGTACACGGGAAGAAGTCAGTGAGTTAGTTGCTTTCTTGGTTTCGGACAAAGCCTCTTTCTGTGTAGGCACTTCTTTACTGGTTGATGGTGGTCAAGGCCGCGTCTTTTATGAGGGGTAATTTATGAACCAAGACCTAAG
The sequence above is a segment of the Pseudoalteromonas piscicida genome. Coding sequences within it:
- a CDS encoding thiamine pyrophosphate-dependent dehydrogenase E1 component subunit alpha, whose product is MPDLKEVYFQTLRIRKIEEAIAERYSEQKMRCPTHLSIGQELVPVAISQYLTTRDKAYSSHRAHAHYLAKGGDLSKLIAELHGKSGGCTAGRGGSMHLSDLDCGFIASTAIVGNSIPLATGNALHQQLSQSDGITISYFGDGATEEGAFYESLNFATVRSLPILYACENNQYSVYSPLSVRQPASRSIAKLAAEIGVKSFSVDGNDPQRVLEASQAAIEFIRKERKPALVEYFTYRHREHCGPNFDDELNYREAHEVEEWLANDPLKNLQKLLSSDSDFSHFQARVTEQITQEIEAAFNFASSSPFGDPIDNERYIYAK
- a CDS encoding SDR family NAD(P)-dependent oxidoreductase; its protein translation is MDLKIANKLALVTGSSRGLGESIAESLAKEGVNVIWAARDIEQLQQNAERCGALYNNKNFVVEANLQDGSGARALAEKLKEQGLIPDIIVNNVGGNLGVTDPLSGLQDWKNVFDFNLFNAIELNNHFIDTMIEKKWGRICHVSSIASLENQGAPQYCASKAALNAYVRSVGRYVSEHNVIMTGILPGAVFTEGGYWDETSKTRPEHVEKYLNERMAIKRFGTREEVSELVAFLVSDKASFCVGTSLLVDGGQGRVFYEG
- a CDS encoding class I SAM-dependent methyltransferase, with amino-acid sequence MGKEIDLLKNYPKAKRDLTGRLESKSEAVRAIARQFGKEFFDGERDHGYGGFNYHPRFWQPVIPDLITHFNLSNDSSVLDVGCAKGFMLFDLMMALPDIQLKGIDISDYAIEHAKDEVKPHLLNACASDLPFEDNSFDTVISINTIHNLEEDACALALQEIERVSRGQSFITVDAYRSEQEKARMEAWNLTAKTIKHVDEWKKFFEKVGYSGDYYWFIP
- a CDS encoding alpha-ketoacid dehydrogenase subunit beta, which gives rise to MPNNSTSFATQLQKAQHQAMQNDPGMICMGLGIDDPKAIFGTTSGLQTAFGQSRVFDMPTAENAMTGIGVGAAIAGTRVLMTHQRVDFFLLAMDQLVNNAAKWHYMFNGQMSVPLTIRLIVGRGWGQGPTHQQSLQSWFSHIPGLKVVVPGLTDNAGQLLYDAIMDNNPTIFLEHRWLHNQIASEDECQPLTEQPRHTRILREGEDYTIISNSYMLSEALQAQKYMQQFGIQCEVIEIASPTNIDWHVLYQSVKKSRRCIVTDMGHTFCSLASEIANRIYSECFQSLLCPVTTLGLPHYPEPTSYGLTPDYYPNINSFIQTISGNCGVDIARITTTQHHDIPGEWFKGPF